The following are encoded together in the Salvia hispanica cultivar TCC Black 2014 chromosome 6, UniMelb_Shisp_WGS_1.0, whole genome shotgun sequence genome:
- the LOC125195328 gene encoding putative wall-associated receptor kinase-like 11, producing MNLLPLTLLIITTFTLSSSQETPLSKKGCQEKCGDISIPYPFGIGPNCSFNSSYAIECTNHSKPILKSTGLEATEFSLNDNTVRVMQKTTPLNCSSTKGQFQLGQSLLHSPFSYGASINRLIVVGCSSEVSLVGPAPSSGGCRPSCGDSTNACYGINCCSIIVPEMSQRVEAAYAVSGGGGDSLVCGYAFLADYRWLSSEYENYVNFSAPVAEMELAMRTVPATLEWRLDVDEWNLMSGVVCENRSVDAHTFDDNEYSFNMSRCRCRQGFQGNPYLSCVDIDECSSSSLSNICGIGSDCFNTQGSFYCKNRSRDSRIKSVIIGVGSAVAVLMLLTGLWLLSKLIRNKIRTNRRRRYFKNNGGLLLEQRLSSSGAAERIKFFDPTQLARATDGYNEDRILGRGGQGTVYKGMLRDGRIVAVKKAKRVGDVEEFVNEVVIMSQINHRNVVALVGCCLEIEVPVLVYEFVPNGTLSQHIHVRNRDFPLSWRMRVRIAAEVAGALSYLHHSAASPIYHRDVKSTNILLDGKYHAKVSDFGISRSVGVEQTHLTTRVFGTFGYLDPQYFWSSQFTEKSDVYSFGVVVVEILTGEKAVSAAGVESGRNLAADFLDSMEGNRLFDILDPEVLEGSVDEVVIMADLARRCLNPIGKKRPTMKEVAMEGIRAREEASVLASYHEESDFQSIDFGEECVLSDSSTSLIGITPKSS from the coding sequence ATGAATCTACTTCCATTAACACTCCTCATCATCACCACCTTTACCTTATCATCATCTCAAGAAACACCACTTTCCAAAAAAGGGTGCCAAGAAAAATGCGGAGACATAAGCATCCCTTACCCCTTCGGCATCGGCCCCAACTGCAGCTTCAACTCCTCCTACGCCATCGAATGCACCAACCACTCAAAACCAATCCTCAAATCCACCGGTTTGGAAGCCACCGAGTTCTCATTAAACGACAACACAGTCCGAGTAATGCAGAAAACCACCCCTCTCAACTGCTCCTCAACCAAAGGCCAGTTCCAGCTCGGCCAATCCCTCCTCCACTCCCCCTTCTCCTACGGCGCTTCCATCAACCGCCTCATCGTAGTCGGCTGCAGCTCCGAGGTCTCCCTCGTGGGCCCCGCTCCCTCCTCTGGCGGATGCCGCCCATCTTGCGGCGACTCCACCAATGCCTGCTACGGCATCAACTGCTGCTCCATCATCGTGCCGGAGATGTCCCAGCGAGTCGAGGCCGCCTACGCCGTcagtggtggtggtggtgattcTCTAGTTTGTGGGTATGCTTTTCTCGCAGACTACAGATGGCTGTCGAGTGAGTACGAGAACTACGTGAATTTCTCAGCTCCGGTGGCCGAGATGGAACTAGCGATGAGGACGGTGCCAGCAACGCTGGAGTGGCGGCTCGATGTCGATGAATGGAATTTGATGAGTGGGGTTGTGTGTGAGAATCGGAGCGTGGATGCACATACATTCGATGATAATGAGTATAGCTTCAACATGAGCAGATGTCGCTGTCGACAGGGGTTTCAGGGGAATCCATATTTGTCTTGTGTTGACATCGACGAATGCAGCAGCTCCAGTTTGAGCAATATCTGTGGAATTGGAAGTGATTGTTTCAACACACAGGGGAGTTTCTACTGCAAGAATCGAAGCAGAGACAGCCGCATCAAGTCTGTAATCATCGGCGTTGGAAGCGCCGTCGCAGTCTTAATGTTGTTAACTGGATTATGGTTATTGTCCAAACTGATCAGGAACAAGATCAGAACTAACCGGAGAAGGAGATACTTCAAGAACAACGGAGGGTTGTTGCTGGAGCAGCGCCTCTCTTCATCCGGCGCCGCGGAAAGAATCAAATTCTTCGACCCCACACAGCTGGCTCGCGCGACGGATGGGTACAACGAAGACCGCATACTAGGCCGTGGCGGGCAGGGCACGGTCTACAAAGGGATGCTTCGCGATGGGCGGATTGTGGCGGTGAAGAAGGCGAAGAGGGTTGGAGATGTTGAAGAATTCGTGAATGAGGTGGTGATAATGTCGCAGATCAATCACAGGAATGTGGTGGCCTTGGTGGGGTGTTGTCTCGAGATAGAGGTTCCGGTCCTCGTCTACGAGTTTGTCCCGAACGGGACCCTGTCCCAGCATATCCATGTCCGGAACAGGGATTTTCCGTTGTCGTGGAGGATGCGTGTCAGGATCGCGGCTGAGGTGGCTGGAGCGCTTTCGTACTTGCATCATTCCGCGGCGTCACCTATCTATCACAGAGACGTCAAGTCGACAAACATACTGTTGGATGGCAAGTACCATGCCAAGGTTTCGGATTTTGGGATATCGAGGTCAGTGGGAGTGGAGCAGACTCATCTCACCACTAGGGTGTTTGGGACTTTTGGGTACTTGGACCCGCAGTACTTTTGGTCGAGTCAATTCACAGAAAAGAGCGATGTTTATAGCTTTGGGGTGGTTGTTGTTGAGATTCTAACAGGGGAGAAAGCGGTTTCGGCTGCTGGAGTGGAATCAGGGAGGAATCTAGCTGCGGATTTCTTGGATTCGATGGAGGGGAATCGCTTGTTCGACATTCTTGATCCGGAGGTTTTGGAAGGTAGTGTGGACGAGGTTGTAATTATGGCAGATCTCGCTCGGAGATGTCTGAATCCAATTGGTAAGAAAAGGCCAACGATGAAGGAAGTGGCAATGGAAGGAATTAGAGCAAGGGAAGAAGCCTCAGTTTTGGCATCTTATCATGAGGAATCTGATTTCCAATCCATTGATTTTGGAGAGGAATGTGTTTTATCAGACAGCAGCACTAGTTTGATTGGTATTACTCCAAAGTCATCCTAA